From one Streptomyces sp. NBC_01478 genomic stretch:
- a CDS encoding ABC transporter ATP-binding protein, protein MLGDQPTMQFRVVEPEPARSTGRRGGSPRNRVHGRHRRPVMDSADHGGADRDGTEHDGVGHGSAYETVPDQEQTRAEPAVHAGVPVRQAVSRFWPLTKGDRSWLVLICVCVVLAALAETASILLFSELTDNALQAGSLSAFWAPASMWFTAALLGAFVGYIGNSLAVWTAERFVMRLREKVFAHVQTLPPDFFSRHRTGDLVERLTGDVESIEQMVVSGAVGTVSAVFSTVLFSAAALYLRWDLALATFTLAPLFWLAAKRFSGRIKIVARQERVADGAITSVVEESLGHIVLTQAYNRGRAEEKRLRREARAWMRASVTGARLSELYEQLVEVVETLCVLIVIGLGAWEISKGRMTIGQLLAFAAFLGYLYPPIRSLGQLGLTLTAATAGAERLLEILDARAAVTDPAPGSAVELRRVRGEIEFHQVGFRYPGAAKDSLSAVSFTARPGELVLVTGASGAGKSTVSKLLLRFYDPAAGLVRLDGVPLDRLPVEFLRENVALLPQETLILHDSIHENIACGRPGASGTDVVQAARDADAHEFIAALPDGYGTPIDPHTAELSGGQLQRIAIARAMLRDAPVLVLDEPTTGLDAPTARRVVEPLRRLMRGRTTIMITHDLNLARDADRILVLDHGRLVEAGTHHELMAHGGSYTYLHRSQDNSTGQLTESR, encoded by the coding sequence ATGCTCGGAGACCAGCCGACCATGCAGTTCCGCGTGGTCGAACCGGAGCCCGCCCGGTCGACCGGCCGGCGCGGCGGCTCCCCGCGCAACCGTGTGCACGGCCGTCACCGGCGCCCCGTCATGGACAGCGCCGACCACGGTGGGGCCGACCGTGACGGGACCGAGCACGACGGGGTCGGCCACGGCAGCGCCTACGAGACCGTTCCGGATCAGGAACAGACCCGGGCGGAGCCGGCGGTCCACGCAGGCGTCCCGGTCCGCCAGGCGGTCAGCCGTTTCTGGCCGCTGACCAAGGGGGACCGCTCCTGGCTGGTGCTGATCTGCGTCTGTGTGGTGCTTGCGGCCCTCGCCGAGACAGCGTCGATCCTGCTGTTCAGCGAACTGACCGACAACGCGCTCCAGGCCGGTTCGCTCTCCGCGTTCTGGGCCCCGGCCAGCATGTGGTTCACCGCGGCGCTGCTCGGCGCGTTCGTCGGTTACATCGGCAACTCGCTCGCGGTCTGGACCGCCGAACGCTTTGTGATGCGGCTGCGGGAGAAGGTCTTCGCCCACGTTCAGACCCTCCCGCCCGACTTCTTCAGCCGTCACCGCACCGGCGATCTGGTCGAGCGTCTCACCGGGGACGTCGAGTCGATCGAGCAGATGGTGGTCTCCGGTGCGGTCGGTACCGTCTCAGCCGTCTTCAGCACGGTGCTCTTCTCCGCCGCCGCGCTCTATCTGCGCTGGGATCTCGCGCTGGCCACCTTCACGCTGGCCCCGCTGTTCTGGCTGGCCGCCAAGCGGTTCTCCGGTCGCATCAAGATCGTCGCCCGGCAGGAGCGGGTCGCCGACGGTGCGATCACCTCGGTGGTCGAGGAGTCACTCGGCCACATCGTCCTGACCCAGGCCTACAACCGAGGTCGGGCCGAGGAGAAGCGGCTGCGCCGCGAGGCCCGCGCCTGGATGCGCGCCTCGGTGACCGGCGCCCGCCTCAGCGAGCTCTACGAACAGCTCGTCGAGGTCGTCGAGACGCTCTGCGTGCTCATCGTGATCGGGCTCGGCGCCTGGGAGATCTCCAAGGGCCGGATGACCATCGGTCAACTGCTGGCCTTCGCCGCTTTCCTGGGCTACCTGTACCCGCCGATCCGCTCCCTCGGCCAGCTCGGCCTGACCCTGACCGCCGCCACCGCCGGCGCCGAGCGGCTGCTGGAGATCCTCGACGCCCGGGCCGCCGTCACCGACCCGGCACCCGGCAGCGCGGTCGAGCTGCGCCGGGTGCGCGGCGAGATCGAGTTCCACCAGGTCGGCTTCCGCTACCCCGGCGCTGCCAAGGACTCCCTCAGCGCGGTGTCGTTCACGGCCCGTCCCGGTGAACTGGTCCTGGTCACCGGCGCGAGCGGGGCCGGCAAGTCCACCGTCTCCAAGCTGCTGCTGCGCTTCTACGACCCGGCTGCCGGGCTGGTCCGGCTGGACGGGGTCCCCCTGGACCGGCTGCCGGTGGAGTTCCTGCGGGAAAACGTCGCCCTGCTGCCTCAGGAGACGCTCATCCTGCACGACTCCATCCACGAGAACATCGCCTGCGGCCGGCCGGGCGCCTCCGGCACCGACGTCGTCCAGGCCGCCCGCGACGCCGACGCGCATGAGTTCATCGCCGCCCTCCCCGACGGCTACGGCACGCCGATCGACCCGCACACCGCGGAACTCTCCGGCGGCCAGCTCCAACGCATCGCCATCGCCCGCGCGATGCTCCGCGACGCGCCGGTACTCGTCCTCGACGAGCCCACCACCGGCCTGGACGCGCCGACAGCGCGCCGGGTCGTCGAACCGCTGCGCCGCCTGATGCGGGGGCGTACCACTATCATGATCACTCACGATCTGAACCTCGCCCGGGACGCCGACCGTATCCTCGTACTGGACCACGGTCGCCTCGTCGAAGCCGGTACCCACCACGAGCTGATGGCCCACGGCGGCTCATACACCTACCTCCACCGCTCGCAGGACAACAGCACCGGGCAGCTCACGGAGTCGCGGTAG
- a CDS encoding ABC transporter permease — protein MKLATRALGRARTRAKATPAGTRIERPWMDPRDLWTEALAGVMARPVRSALTTLGTVLGITTLVITIGVASTAGNQIVGRFDALTATSVTVTVPSVAAGSDDEPLVDWSGTDAVRRLAGVDSAAALADSPLTNSVQVRSNDVKAPGDVSGQTLAVVAASAGLPAGVRGAMTSGRFYDAGDIARHAQVAVLGDQAARLLGIKRVEDSPAIFFRGQSYTVIGILGGIRREQRLSTAVMLPPTTAADRLGLEDVTQVLINTALGAARQVARQAPIALAPGQQNSLAVAAPADLSKARNGVQNDVNGLFLVLGLVSLVVGAIGIANVTLVTVMERVGEIGLRRALGASRRQVAGQFLLESTTIGLLGGIVGAALGIAVVVCVAVFKEWTPVLDMNLALGAPLAGALVGLLAGLYPSLRAARMEPVDALRAPS, from the coding sequence GTGAAACTCGCGACGAGGGCGCTGGGGAGGGCACGGACGAGGGCGAAGGCGACACCGGCCGGGACCCGCATCGAACGCCCCTGGATGGACCCCCGGGACCTGTGGACGGAAGCTCTCGCGGGCGTCATGGCCCGCCCCGTACGGTCCGCCCTGACCACACTCGGCACCGTGCTCGGCATCACCACGCTGGTCATCACCATCGGGGTGGCCTCCACGGCCGGCAACCAGATCGTCGGCCGGTTCGACGCGCTCACCGCGACCTCGGTGACTGTGACCGTGCCGTCTGTGGCGGCCGGCTCGGACGACGAGCCACTGGTGGACTGGTCGGGGACCGACGCCGTCCGGCGGCTGGCCGGCGTGGACTCGGCCGCCGCCCTCGCCGACTCCCCACTGACCAACAGCGTCCAGGTGCGGTCCAACGACGTGAAAGCGCCCGGCGACGTCTCCGGCCAGACCCTGGCCGTGGTGGCCGCCTCGGCAGGCCTGCCCGCCGGGGTACGCGGTGCGATGACCTCCGGGCGGTTCTACGACGCCGGCGACATCGCCCGGCACGCCCAGGTGGCGGTCCTCGGCGACCAAGCGGCACGGCTGCTCGGCATCAAGCGGGTGGAGGACTCCCCGGCGATCTTCTTCCGGGGCCAGTCGTACACCGTCATCGGCATCCTCGGCGGCATCAGGCGCGAGCAGCGCCTGTCCACCGCTGTGATGCTCCCGCCCACCACCGCAGCGGACCGCCTCGGCCTGGAGGACGTCACCCAAGTGCTCATCAACACCGCGCTCGGCGCGGCCCGGCAGGTGGCACGCCAGGCTCCGATCGCCCTGGCCCCCGGGCAGCAGAACTCCCTCGCCGTGGCGGCGCCGGCCGACCTGTCCAAGGCTCGAAACGGTGTCCAGAACGACGTCAACGGCCTTTTCCTCGTCCTCGGCCTGGTCTCGCTGGTAGTGGGCGCGATCGGCATCGCCAACGTCACCCTGGTGACGGTGATGGAAAGGGTCGGCGAAATCGGGCTGCGGCGCGCGCTGGGCGCCTCGCGACGACAGGTGGCCGGCCAGTTCCTCCTGGAGTCGACGACGATCGGCCTGCTCGGCGGCATCGTCGGCGCGGCCCTGGGCATCGCCGTCGTGGTGTGTGTCGCCGTCTTCAAGGAGTGGACCCCGGTCCTGGACATGAACCTCGCCCTCGGCGCCCCGCTCGCCGGAGCCCTTGTCGGCCTGCTCGCCGGTCTCTACCCGTCGCTGCGCGCCGCCCGGATGGAACCTGTGGACGCGCTCCGGGCACCTTCCTAG
- a CDS encoding ABC transporter ATP-binding protein, giving the protein MVPTTEGAAPEDDGGDPDAVIELTGVDRTFDSEPPVHALRGVNLTVRRGEHLSIVGPSGSGKSTLLNTLGLLDRPTSGTYRLDGVETTGLGDLERTALRGSRIGFVFQSFHLLPYRTVDENVMLAEAYRRPRPGLGRGTRLARAREALDRVGLGHRSGFRPDRLSGGERQRVAIARALISDPALLLCDEPTGNLDSENTLSVLELFDDLCAQGMTLVLITHDETVSRRAGQRVRITDGRLTQEPE; this is encoded by the coding sequence ATGGTTCCGACGACCGAGGGTGCCGCACCGGAGGACGACGGCGGTGACCCGGACGCCGTCATCGAACTCACCGGTGTGGATCGGACCTTTGACTCCGAACCCCCGGTGCACGCGCTGCGCGGTGTGAACCTGACCGTTCGGCGCGGCGAGCACCTCTCGATCGTCGGCCCTTCCGGCTCGGGGAAGTCGACGCTGCTCAACACGCTGGGCCTGCTCGACCGTCCCACCTCCGGTACCTACCGGCTCGACGGCGTCGAGACCACCGGGCTCGGCGACCTCGAACGCACCGCGCTGCGCGGCAGTCGTATCGGGTTCGTGTTCCAGTCCTTCCACCTCCTGCCGTACCGCACCGTCGACGAGAACGTCATGCTGGCCGAGGCGTACCGCAGGCCACGCCCGGGGCTCGGCCGCGGGACCCGTCTGGCCCGCGCCCGGGAGGCGCTGGACCGGGTCGGGCTCGGGCACCGGTCGGGCTTCAGGCCCGACCGGCTCTCCGGCGGCGAACGCCAACGCGTCGCCATCGCACGGGCGTTGATCAGCGATCCCGCGCTGCTGCTCTGCGACGAGCCGACCGGCAACCTGGACAGCGAGAACACCCTCTCCGTGCTGGAACTCTTCGACGACCTGTGCGCCCAGGGCATGACCCTGGTGCTCATCACCCACGACGAGACGGTCAGCCGCCGCGCGGGCCAGCGTGTCCGCATCACCGACGGCCGCCTCACCCAGGAGCCCGAGTGA
- a CDS encoding peptidoglycan-binding protein produces MSRFSSRKHLGALVGAVVLVGAGGWIAGTQVRSPADAAAAHTAPKAGPVTVAVQRQSLTATVVASGSVEFASPRPLALAGAVGTGASATAGGEGAEQRITKAPVAGTKVKEGDVLMAVNGRPVLALSGTVPMYRALGPGASGDDVKQLQKALHRLGFFSGSISGNYGQGTAAAVTSWYSSKGYEAQKPSADDEQQLGQLQQAVSAAQQTLLTTNSASSSSGDETETGTAAGTDAGASGSASSPNPQSSTDAQIHQLQLESAKKALNMANAALSTFQASYGTKVPAGEVVFFPKLPVRLNKVTVKTGDTASGPIGTVTSSDLEVQAVVPGADAELLRKGMAVELTTTDGKKAAGTVSALGADAASSTTTATGSDGDSEGSTGTTSGDTGSESAGTSATDSSAPVQLRISVPNSGELADEAEAAVKVTIKIGASDGKVLVVPLAAIRTSSDGNVRVQVERGGRLSDVRVTVGLSAAGLVEVKPTSGTLEQGDKVVVGE; encoded by the coding sequence ATGAGCCGGTTCAGCAGCCGTAAGCACCTGGGCGCGCTGGTCGGCGCGGTGGTCCTGGTCGGCGCGGGCGGCTGGATCGCCGGCACGCAGGTGCGCTCGCCCGCCGACGCCGCCGCCGCGCACACCGCGCCGAAGGCCGGCCCGGTGACCGTGGCCGTCCAGCGGCAGTCCCTCACCGCGACCGTGGTGGCGTCGGGGTCCGTCGAGTTCGCCTCGCCGCGTCCGCTCGCGCTGGCCGGCGCGGTGGGCACCGGAGCGTCCGCGACCGCCGGCGGCGAGGGCGCGGAGCAGCGGATCACCAAGGCACCGGTCGCCGGTACCAAGGTCAAGGAGGGCGACGTACTGATGGCGGTCAACGGCCGTCCGGTGCTCGCGCTGAGCGGAACCGTACCGATGTACCGGGCGCTGGGCCCAGGTGCCTCCGGCGACGATGTGAAGCAGCTCCAGAAAGCGTTGCACCGGCTCGGATTCTTTTCCGGATCGATCAGCGGCAACTACGGCCAGGGCACCGCGGCGGCGGTCACCAGCTGGTACTCGAGCAAGGGGTACGAGGCCCAGAAGCCCAGCGCGGACGACGAGCAGCAACTGGGCCAGTTGCAGCAGGCGGTGTCCGCCGCCCAGCAGACGCTGCTCACGACCAACAGCGCGAGCAGCAGCAGCGGCGACGAAACGGAGACAGGGACAGCGGCGGGGACGGATGCGGGCGCGAGCGGCAGTGCGAGCTCGCCGAACCCGCAGTCCAGCACCGACGCGCAGATCCACCAACTGCAGCTCGAATCCGCGAAGAAGGCGCTGAACATGGCGAACGCCGCGCTCAGCACCTTCCAGGCCTCCTATGGGACGAAGGTCCCGGCCGGCGAGGTCGTCTTCTTCCCGAAGCTGCCCGTACGGCTGAACAAGGTGACGGTGAAGACGGGGGACACCGCGTCCGGCCCGATCGGCACCGTGACCAGCTCCGACCTGGAGGTGCAGGCGGTCGTCCCCGGCGCGGACGCCGAACTGCTGCGGAAGGGCATGGCCGTCGAGCTGACGACGACGGACGGCAAGAAGGCGGCCGGCACGGTGTCGGCGCTCGGCGCCGACGCCGCGTCCTCGACGACCACGGCGACGGGCTCGGACGGGGACAGCGAGGGATCCACGGGGACGACCTCGGGGGACACCGGGAGCGAATCCGCCGGCACCTCCGCTACCGACTCCTCGGCCCCGGTCCAGCTGCGGATCTCCGTACCCAACTCCGGCGAACTGGCCGACGAGGCCGAAGCCGCGGTGAAGGTGACCATCAAGATCGGCGCCTCGGACGGCAAGGTGCTGGTCGTACCGCTCGCCGCGATCCGCACCTCGTCCGACGGAAACGTCCGGGTGCAGGTCGAGCGCGGCGGCAGACTGAGCGACGTCCGTGTCACCGTCGGGCTCTCCGCGGCCGGTCTCGTCGAGGTCAAGCCGACCAGCGGCACGCTGGAGCAGGGCGACAAGGTGGTGGTGGGCGAATGA
- a CDS encoding response regulator transcription factor: protein MPRVLLIEDDRAVREGVRLALRRQGHDVAAAGTGEDGLEQLRSFRPDVVVLDLMLPGMSGLDVCRRIRGADDQVPIIMATARGDDVDIVVGLEAGADDYVVKPVQARVLEARIRAVLRRVGGTPSDGTTPKTETHGELTIDRAALTVTHQGAPVALAPSELRLLLTLSASPGQVFSRQQLLEAVWEHSYHGDSRLVDACVKRLRTKMGEPPGQPRYIQTVRGFGYQFRSR, encoded by the coding sequence ATGCCACGTGTCCTGCTCATCGAAGACGACCGCGCTGTTCGTGAGGGTGTCCGACTCGCGCTGCGCCGCCAGGGGCACGACGTCGCCGCCGCCGGGACGGGTGAGGACGGGCTGGAACAGCTGCGGTCGTTCCGGCCGGACGTCGTGGTGCTCGATCTGATGCTGCCCGGCATGTCCGGGCTCGATGTGTGCCGCCGTATCCGCGGGGCCGACGACCAGGTTCCGATCATCATGGCGACCGCCCGGGGCGACGACGTGGACATCGTGGTCGGCCTCGAAGCGGGAGCCGACGACTACGTCGTCAAGCCCGTCCAGGCCCGCGTGCTCGAAGCCCGTATCCGTGCCGTCCTTCGACGGGTTGGCGGCACACCCTCCGACGGAACCACGCCGAAGACAGAAACCCATGGAGAACTGACCATCGACCGGGCCGCGTTGACCGTCACCCACCAAGGCGCACCGGTCGCCCTCGCTCCCTCCGAACTACGGCTCCTGCTGACCCTCTCCGCCTCGCCCGGTCAGGTGTTCAGCCGGCAGCAACTGCTGGAAGCCGTCTGGGAGCACAGCTACCACGGTGACTCACGGCTGGTGGACGCCTGCGTCAAACGGCTGCGCACCAAGATGGGTGAGCCTCCGGGACAGCCGCGCTACATACAGACCGTGCGCGGCTTCGGCTACCAGTTCAGATCACGGTGA
- a CDS encoding HAMP domain-containing sensor histidine kinase — translation MKAPPPLRGLRGRLLTAFLLVAGVATLTTGALTFREARTGVLQQSQDGVIGQFRDHVDDLAADLDFPPDQNQLNLFAQQLARSEPSKNWRVLATYGGLSATSSPQDPFEQLTPDLRKAVASGGNTVFQRVTRHGSPALVVGLPVTFGTAERPTSDPSGLDVFLTVPQTTEQAYVQALVPAVERATVPALILAVLLALLAARGVLRPVRELRRATRSIAEGHLDTRLAVNGSDELADLSHTFNETAAALEESVAELRRMEARARRFAADVSHELRTPLAAMSAVTDILDEDAAQLDPDTATAVRLISEETVKLARLVEDLMEMSRFDAGAATLHLDEIDLADSIRRTLASRAWLETVETRLPPPGTLRGSLDPRRLDVIVANLVGNALRHGGRPVRLHLFQWEHPDDGRRAVIEVLDSGPGIPESVLPHVFDRFYKSDTARTRTEGSGLGLAITAENVHLHGGTIQAANGPHGGAVFTVELPLRQSEPPPEPAEPAMGSHP, via the coding sequence GTGAAGGCGCCCCCGCCGCTGCGCGGCCTGCGCGGCCGACTGCTGACGGCCTTCCTGCTGGTCGCCGGCGTCGCCACCCTGACCACCGGCGCCCTGACGTTCCGGGAGGCGCGCACGGGGGTGCTCCAGCAGAGCCAGGACGGGGTGATCGGACAGTTCCGCGACCATGTCGACGACCTCGCCGCCGACCTCGACTTTCCCCCGGACCAGAACCAACTGAACCTGTTCGCACAGCAGTTGGCGCGCTCCGAACCGTCGAAGAACTGGCGCGTGCTGGCCACTTACGGCGGCCTGAGCGCCACCTCCTCACCGCAGGACCCGTTCGAGCAGCTGACGCCCGACCTGCGCAAGGCCGTGGCCTCCGGCGGGAACACCGTCTTCCAGCGGGTGACCAGACACGGCAGCCCCGCACTCGTCGTCGGCCTGCCGGTCACCTTCGGCACCGCGGAGCGGCCCACGTCCGACCCGTCCGGGCTCGACGTCTTCCTGACGGTGCCGCAGACCACCGAACAGGCCTACGTCCAGGCCCTGGTCCCCGCCGTCGAGCGCGCCACGGTCCCCGCGCTGATCCTGGCCGTCCTGCTCGCACTGCTGGCCGCCCGTGGCGTACTGCGGCCGGTACGCGAGCTGCGCCGGGCCACCCGCAGCATCGCCGAGGGTCATCTCGACACCCGGCTCGCCGTCAACGGCTCCGACGAACTCGCCGACCTCTCCCACACCTTCAACGAGACCGCCGCCGCACTGGAGGAGTCGGTCGCCGAACTGCGCCGCATGGAGGCACGCGCCCGCCGCTTCGCCGCCGACGTCTCCCACGAACTGCGCACCCCGCTGGCCGCCATGTCCGCGGTCACCGACATCCTCGACGAGGACGCGGCCCAGCTCGACCCCGACACCGCCACCGCCGTACGGCTCATCAGCGAGGAAACCGTCAAACTGGCCCGCCTGGTCGAGGACCTGATGGAGATGTCCCGCTTCGACGCGGGCGCGGCCACTCTGCACCTGGACGAGATAGACCTCGCGGACTCCATCCGACGCACCCTCGCCTCCCGCGCCTGGCTGGAGACGGTCGAGACCCGGCTTCCACCGCCGGGCACACTCCGCGGCAGCCTCGACCCGCGCCGCCTCGACGTGATCGTCGCCAACCTGGTCGGGAACGCCCTCCGGCACGGCGGACGCCCCGTACGGTTGCACCTCTTCCAGTGGGAACACCCGGACGACGGGCGGCGGGCGGTCATCGAAGTGCTGGACAGCGGACCGGGCATCCCCGAAAGCGTCCTGCCCCACGTCTTCGACCGCTTCTACAAATCGGACACGGCCCGCACCAGGACCGAGGGCAGCGGCCTCGGACTCGCCATCACCGCGGAGAACGTCCACCTGCACGGCGGCACCATCCAGGCGGCGAACGGCCCGCACGGCGGCGCCGTCTTCACCGTAGAGCTCCCGCTGCGACAGTCAGAGCCACCACCAGAACCGGCCGAACCGGCCATGGGGAGCCATCCGTGA